A window from Macaca thibetana thibetana isolate TM-01 chromosome 7, ASM2454274v1, whole genome shotgun sequence encodes these proteins:
- the ZC2HC1C gene encoding zinc finger C2HC domain-containing protein 1C isoform X1 — translation MAGLQRLASHLPVGVMLPHNTTEAPGPHSAKQDSYEQSDSSQQSLKGHLRNNFQKQLLSNKELTLDKVHTHPKWNTKARSYSYPHCTGISHQDAGSDFQGQGNGLFYSSGPQSWYPKANNQDFIPFTKKRVGVDRAYPLKPVVHRKSCSTGESGTDGDQNVYPRPPELREFSSRNFDVRNQVNFSVVDPVLAAMQAEKALANLDRMEWVQIRRLEAAGESLEEEIRRKQILLRGKLKKTEEELRRIQTQKEQAKENENRELQKIIFPRSRVKGNNSNTTHKAVFSPEFDFEEEFSRDRREDETWERSQQNSSPFQLSDYRIQRLKRERLVASNNKIRDRVSEPSMEKFSPPSETPGGALQGSARNSSLSMAPDSSGSSGSTEEPQLGECSHCGRKFLLFRLERHSNICSRIQGSKRKVFDSSRARAKGTELEQYLNWKGPASAKAEPPRKNNWRQKHESFIHTLRQAREVQQVTAKGENRSHLPPILPAENPDYIQCPHCSHHFAPKVAEQHIPKCKTIKNRPPPPRKHYS, via the exons ATGGCTGGTCTCCAGCGGTTGGCATCACATCTGCCTGTGGGCGTTATGCTTCCACATAATACAACAGAAGCTCCAGGGCCCCACTCAGCCAAGCAAGACTCTTACGAACAAAGTGACTCTTCCCAGCAGTCCTTGAAGGGGCACCTGAGGAACAATTTCCAGAAGCAGCTTTTGAGCAACAAAGAGTTGACTCTGGATAAAGTCCACACTCACCCCAAATGGAACACAAAAGCCCGGAGCTACTCCTATCCCCACTGTACTGGAATCAGCCACCAAGATGCAGGAAGTGATTTCCAGGGCCAAGGAAATGGTTTGTTTTACTCATCAGGCCCTCAATCCTGGTATCCCAAAGCCAATAACCAGGACTTTATCCCCTTTACAAAGAAACGAGTTGGAGTGGACCGGGCGTACCCACTGAAACCCGTGGTCCACAGGAAGTCGTGCAGTACAGGTGAGTCTGGCACTGATGGGGACCAGAATGTCTACCCAAGGCCCCCTGAACTGAGAGAGTTTTCATCCAGGAACTTTGATGTGAGGAACCAGGTCAACTTTTCTGTGGTTGATCCTGTTCTTGCTGCCATGCAGGCGGAGAAGGCCTTGGCAAACTTGGACAGGATGGAGTGGGTGCAGATCCGAAGACTAGAAGCTGCAGGGGAGAGCTTAGAGGAGGAAATCCGAAGAAAGCAGATTCTCCTGAGGGGAAAGCTGAAGAAGACAGAGGAGGAACTCAGAAGGATCCAGACGCAAAAGGAGCAGgccaaggaaaatgaaaacagagagcTACAGAAAATTATATTCCCCAGGAGCAGAGTTAAAGGTAATAACAGCAACACCACGCACAAAGCTGTCTTCTCCCCAGAATTTGATTTTGAGGAAgaatttagtagagacaggagagAGGATGAAACTTGGGAACGGTCTCAACAAAATTCGAGTCCATTCCAGCTCTCTGATTATAGAATCCAGAGACTCAAAAGGGAAAGGCTGGTAGCAAGCAATAACAAAATTCGAGACCGAGTCTCAGAGCCGTCGATGGAGAAGTTCTCCCCGCCTTCAGAAACACCAGGCGGTGCTTTGCAGGGATCTGCCAGAAATTCCAGCCTGTCCATGGCACCAGACTCCTCAGGTTCCAGCGGCTCCACTGAAGAGCCACAACTGGGTGAGTGCAGCCACTGTGGGCGAAAATTCCTCTTGTTCAGGCTGGAGAGACACTCCAACATCTGCAGCAGGATACAGGGTTCCAAGAGGAAAGTGTTTGACTCCTCCAGGGCCCGGGCTAAGGGCACAGAACTAGAGCAATACTTGAACTGGAAGGGGCCAGCTTCAGCCAAG GCTGAACCTCCTCGGAAGAACAACTGGAGACAGAAGCACGAATCTTTTATCCATACGCTCCGCCAGGCTCGAGAGGTCCAGCAGGTAACTGCCAAAGGTGAAAACCGTTCACACTTGCCTCCCATCCTGCCTGCAGAAAACCCAGACTACATTCAGTGTCCTCACTGTAGCCACCACTTTGCTCCCAAGGTGGCTGAGCAACACATTCCCAAGTGTAAGACCATCAAGAACCGTCCTCCACCTCCAAGGAAGCATTATAGTTGA
- the ZC2HC1C gene encoding zinc finger C2HC domain-containing protein 1C isoform X2 — MAGLQRLASHLPVGVMLPHNTTEAPGPHSAKQDSYEQSDSSQQSLKGHLRNNFQKQLLSNKELTLDKVHTHPKWNTKARSYSYPHCTGISHQDAGSDFQGQGNGLFYSSGPQSWYPKANNQDFIPFTKKRVGVDRAYPLKPVVHRKSCSTGESGTDGDQNVYPRPPELREFSSRNFDVRNQVNFSVVDPVLAAMQAEKALANLDRMEWVQIRRLEAAGESLEEEIRRKQILLRGKLKKTEEELRRIQTQKEQAKENENRELQKIIFPRSRVKGNNSNTTHKAVFSPEFDFEEEFSRDRREDETWERSQQNSSPFQLSDYRIQRLKRERLVASNNKIRDRVSEPSMEKFSPPSETPGGALQGSARNSSLSMAPDSSGSSGSTEEPQLG, encoded by the exons ATGGCTGGTCTCCAGCGGTTGGCATCACATCTGCCTGTGGGCGTTATGCTTCCACATAATACAACAGAAGCTCCAGGGCCCCACTCAGCCAAGCAAGACTCTTACGAACAAAGTGACTCTTCCCAGCAGTCCTTGAAGGGGCACCTGAGGAACAATTTCCAGAAGCAGCTTTTGAGCAACAAAGAGTTGACTCTGGATAAAGTCCACACTCACCCCAAATGGAACACAAAAGCCCGGAGCTACTCCTATCCCCACTGTACTGGAATCAGCCACCAAGATGCAGGAAGTGATTTCCAGGGCCAAGGAAATGGTTTGTTTTACTCATCAGGCCCTCAATCCTGGTATCCCAAAGCCAATAACCAGGACTTTATCCCCTTTACAAAGAAACGAGTTGGAGTGGACCGGGCGTACCCACTGAAACCCGTGGTCCACAGGAAGTCGTGCAGTACAGGTGAGTCTGGCACTGATGGGGACCAGAATGTCTACCCAAGGCCCCCTGAACTGAGAGAGTTTTCATCCAGGAACTTTGATGTGAGGAACCAGGTCAACTTTTCTGTGGTTGATCCTGTTCTTGCTGCCATGCAGGCGGAGAAGGCCTTGGCAAACTTGGACAGGATGGAGTGGGTGCAGATCCGAAGACTAGAAGCTGCAGGGGAGAGCTTAGAGGAGGAAATCCGAAGAAAGCAGATTCTCCTGAGGGGAAAGCTGAAGAAGACAGAGGAGGAACTCAGAAGGATCCAGACGCAAAAGGAGCAGgccaaggaaaatgaaaacagagagcTACAGAAAATTATATTCCCCAGGAGCAGAGTTAAAGGTAATAACAGCAACACCACGCACAAAGCTGTCTTCTCCCCAGAATTTGATTTTGAGGAAgaatttagtagagacaggagagAGGATGAAACTTGGGAACGGTCTCAACAAAATTCGAGTCCATTCCAGCTCTCTGATTATAGAATCCAGAGACTCAAAAGGGAAAGGCTGGTAGCAAGCAATAACAAAATTCGAGACCGAGTCTCAGAGCCGTCGATGGAGAAGTTCTCCCCGCCTTCAGAAACACCAGGCGGTGCTTTGCAGGGATCTGCCAGAAATTCCAGCCTGTCCATGGCACCAGACTCCTCAGGTTCCAGCGGCTCCACTGAAGAGCCACAACTGG GCTGA
- the ACYP1 gene encoding acylphosphatase-1 gives MAEGDTLLSVDYEIFGKVQGVFFRKYTQAEGKKLGLVGWVQNTDRGTVQGQLQGPISKVRHMQEWLETRGSPKSHIDKANFNNEKVILKLDYSDFQIVK, from the exons ATGGCAGAAGGAGACACCCTGTTATCAGTGGATTATGAAATTTTTGGGAAGGTGCAAGGGGTGTTTTTCCGCAAGTATACTCAG gCTGAGGGTAAAAAGCTGGGATTGGTAGGCTGGGTCCAGAACACTGACCGGGGCACAGTGCAAGGACAATTGCAAGGTCCCATCTCCAAGGTGCGTCATATGCAGGAATGGCTTGAAACAAGAGGAAGTCCCAAATCACACATCGACAAAGCAAACTTCAACAATGAGAAAGTCATCTTAAAGTTGGATTACTCAGACTTCCAAATTGTAAAATAA
- the MLH3 gene encoding DNA mismatch repair protein Mlh3 isoform X6: MIKCLSVEVQAKLRSGLAISSLGQCVEELALNSIDAEAKCVAVRVNMETFQVQVIDNGFGMGSDDVEKVGNRYFTSKCHSVQDLENPRFYGFRGEALANIADMASAVEISSKKNRTMKTFVKLFQSGKALKACEADVTRPSGGTTVTVYNLFYQLPVRRKCMDPRLEFEKVRQRIEALSLMHPSISFSLRNDVSGSMVLQLPKTKDVCSRFCQIYGLGKSQKLREISFKYKQFELSGYISSEAHYNKNMQFLFVNKRLVLRTKLHKLIDFLLRKESIICKPKNGSTSRQMSSSLRHRSTPELYGIYVINVQCQFCEYDVCMEPAKTLIEFQNWDTLLFCIQEGVKMFLKQEKLFVELSGEDIKEFSEDNGFNLFDATLQKRVTSDERSNQGSFQEACNNILDSYEMFNLQSKSVKRKATAENISTQNSRDLEAIRKNTNDAFLCIYESGGPGHSKMTEPSLQNKDSSCSESKMLEQETIVASEAGENEKHKKSCLEHSSLENPCGTSSEMFLSPFQTPCHFEESGEDLEIWKESTTVNDMAANVMKNNRIQNQPERFKDATEVGCQPLPFATTLLGVHSAQTEKEKKKEPSNCGGRNVFSYGRVKLCSTGFITHIVQNEKTKSIETEHAFKNYVRPGPTRAQETFGNRTRHSVETLDLKDLAGTLSRESGQLPNKKICRTNISCGLENEPTATYAKFSTFQQDSKKSQTGCILSDTSPSFPWYRHVSNDSRKTDKLIGSSKPIVRKKLSLSSQLGSLEKFKRQYGKVENPLDTEVEESNGVTTNLSPQVEPDILLKNKNCLDNSDVCKITTMKHSDSDSSCQPVSHVLDSEKLPFSKDEDCLEQQMPSLRESPMTLKELSLFNRKPLDLEKSSESLASKLSRRKGSERETQTMEMMSRFNELPNSDSSRKESKLCSVLTQDFCMLFKNEHEKTENGVIPTSDSATQDISFNKNSKTHSNSNTTENCVISETPLVLPYDNFKVTSKDSDVLIRASEQHTGSPDSPSGMLMNLVDDATGDQNGICFQSEESKARACSETEESNTCCSDWQQHFDVALGRMVYVNKMTGLSTFIAPTEDIQAACTKDLTTVAVDVVLENGSQYRCHPFRSDLVLPFLPRARAERTVMRQDNRDTVDDTISSESLQSLFSEWDNPVFARYPEVAVDVSSGQAESLAVKIHNILYPYRFTKEMIHSMQVLQQVDSKFIACLMSTKTEENGEAGGNLLVLVDQHAAHERIRLEQLIIDSYEKQQAQGSGRKKLLSSTLIPPLEITVTEEQRRLLWLSL, encoded by the exons ATGATCAAGTGCTTGTCAGTTGAAGTACAAGCCAAATTGCGTTCTGGTTTGGCCATAAGCTCCTTGGGCCAATGTGTTGAGGAACTTGCCCTCAACAGTATTGATGCTGAAGCAAAATGTGTGGCTGTCAGGGTGAATATGGaaaccttccaagttcaagtgatagACAATGGATTTGGGATGGGGAGTGATGATGTAGAGAAAGTGGGAAATCGTTATTTCACCAGTAAATGCCACTCGGTACAGGACTTGGAGAATCCAAGGTTTTATGGTTTCCGAGGAGAGGCTTTGGCAAATATTGCCGACATGGCCAGCGCTGTGGAAATTTCGTCCAAGAAAAACAGGACAATGAAAACTTTTGTGAAACTGTTTCAGAGTGGAAAAGCCCTGAAAGCTTGTGAAGCTGATGTGACTAGACCAAGCGGTGGGACCACTGTAACAGTGTATAACCTATTTTACCAGCTGCCTGTAAGGAGGAAATGCATGGACCCTAGACTGGAGTTTGAGAAGGTTAGGCAGAGGATAGAAGCTCTCTCACTTATGCACccttccatctctttctctttgagaAATGATGTTTCTGGTTCCATGGTTCTTCAACTCCCTAAAACCAAAGACGTATGTTCCCGATTTTGTCAAATTTATGGATTGGGAAAGTCCCAAAAGCTGAGAGAAAtcagttttaaatataaacagtTTGAGCTTAGTGGCTATATCAGCTCTGAAGCACATTACAATAAGAATATGCAGTTTTTGTTTGTGAACAAAAGACTGGTTTTAAGGACAAAGCTACATAAACTCATTGACTTTTTATTAAGGAAAGAGAGTATTATATGCAAGCCAAAGAACGGTTCCACCAGTAGGCAAATGAGTTCAAGTCTTCGGCACCGGTCTACCCCAGAACTCTATGGCATATATGTAATTAATGTGCAGTGCCAATTCTGTGAGTATGATGTGTGCATGGAGCCAGCCAAAACTCTGATTGAGTTTCAGAACTGGGACACTCTCTTGTTTTGTATTCAGGAAGgagtgaaaatgtttttaaagcaagaaaaattatttgtggaATTATCAGGTGAGGATATTAAGGAATTTAGTGAAGATAatggttttaatttatttgatgCTACTCTTCAGAAGCGTGTGACTTCCGATGAGAGGAGTAACCAGGGCAGTTTCCAGGAAGcatgtaataatattttagattCCTATGAGATGTTTAATTTGCAATCAAAATCTGTGAAAAGAAAAGCTACTGCAGAAAACATAAGCACACAGAATTCTAGGGATTTAGAAGCtatcagaaaaaatacaaatgatgcatttttatgcatttatgaaTCAGGTGGTCCAGGCCATAGCAAAATGACAGAgccatctttacaaaacaaagaCAGCTCTTGCTCAGAATCCAAGATGTTAGAACAAGAGACAATTGTAGCATCAGaagcaggagaaaatgagaaacataaaaaatCTTGCCTGGAACATAGCTCTTTAGAAAACCCATGTGGAACCAGTTCAGAAATGTTTTTAAGCCCTTTTCAGACACCATGTCACTTTGAAGAGAGTGGGGAGGATCtagaaatatggaaagaaagtaCTACTGTTAATGACATGGCTGCCAACGtcatgaaaaataatagaattcagAATCAACCAGAGAGATTTAAAGATGCTACTGAAGTGGGATGCCAGCCTCTGCCTTTTGCGACAACATTATTGGGAGTACATAGTGCtcagacagagaaggagaaaaaaaaagagcctagCAATTGTGGAGGAAGAAATGTTTTTAGTTACGGACGAGTTAAATTATGTTCCACTGGCTTTATAACTCATATAgtacaaaatgagaaaactaaatcAATTGAAACAgaacatgcatttaaaaattatgttagacCTGGTCCCACACGTGCCCAAGAAACATTTGGAAATAGAACACGTCATTCAGTTGAAACTCTAGACCTCAAAGATTTAGCCGGCACTTTAAGTAGAGAATCTGGTCAATTGCCCAACAAAAAAATTTGCAGAACAAATATAAGTTGTGGGCTAGAGAATGAACCTACAGCAACTTATGCAAAGTTTTCTACTTTTCAGCAAGATAGCAAAAAATCACAAACAGGTTGCATATTATCTGATACATCCCCCTCTTTCCCCTGGTATAGACACGTTTCAAATGATAGTAGGAAAACAGATAAATTAATTGGTTCCTCCAAACCAATCGTCCGTAAGAAGCTAAGCTTGAGTTCACAGCTAGGATCTTTAGAGAAGTTTAAGAGGCAATATGGGAAGGTTGAAAATCCTCTGGATACAGAAGTAGAGGAAAGTAACGGAGTCACTACCAATCTCAGTCCTCAAGTTGAACCTGACATTCTGCTGAAGAACAAGAACTGCTTAGACAACTCTGATGTTTGTAAAATCACTACTATGAAGCATAGTGATTCAGATAGTAGTTGCCAACCAGTAAGCCACGTCCTTGACTCAGAGAAGCTTCCATTCTCCAAGGATGAAGATTGTTTAGAACAACAGATGCCTAGTTTGAGAGAAAGCCCTATGACCCTGAAGGAGTTATCTCTCTTTAATAGAAAACCTTTGGACCTTGAGAAGTCATCTGAATCACTAGCCTCTAAATTATCCAGACGGAAGGGTTCCGAAAGAGAAACTCAAACAATGGAGATGATGAGTCGTTTTAATGAACTTCCAAATTCAGATTCCAGTAGGAAAGAGAGCAAGTTGTGCAGTGTGTTAACAcaagatttttgtatgttatttaaaaatgagcatgAAAAAACAGAGAATGGTGTCATCCCAACATCAGATTCTGCCACAcaggatatttcctttaataaaaatagtaaaacacaTTCTAACAGCAATACAACAGAGAACTGTGTGATATCAGAAACTCCTTTGGTATTGCCCtatgataattttaaagttaCCAGTAAAGATTCAGATGTTCTTATCAGAGCTTCAGAACAACACACAGGAAGTCCGGACTCTCCCAGTGGAATGTTAATGAATCTGGTAGACGATGCCACAGGTGACCAAAATGGAATTTGTTTTCAAAGTGAGGAATCTAAAGCAAGAGCTTGTTCTGAAACTGAAGAGTCAAACACGTGTTGCTCGGATTGGCAGCAGCATTTCGATGTAGCCCTGGGGAGAATGGTTTATGTCAACAAAATGACTGGACTCAGCACATTCATTGCCCCAACTGAGGACATTCAGGCTGCTTGTACTAAAGACCTGACAACTGTGGCTGTGGATGTCGTACTTGAGAATG gGTCTCAGTACAGGTGTCATCCTTTTAGAAGCGACCttgttcttcctttccttccgAGAGCTCGAGCAGAGAGGACTGTGATGAGACAGGATAACAGAG ATACTGTGGATGATACCATTAGTAGCGAATCGCTTCAGTCTTTGTTCTCAGAATGGGACAATCCAGTATTTGCCCGTTATCCAGAG GTTGCTGTTGATGTAAGCAGTGGCCAGGCTGAGAGCTTAGCAGTTAAAATTCACAACATCTTGTATCCCTATCGTTTCACCAAAGAAATGATTCATTCAATGCAG GTTCTCCAGCAAGTCGATAGCAAGTTTATTGCCTGTTTGATGAGCACTAAGACTGAAGAGAATGGCGAGGCAG